Below is a window of Spodoptera frugiperda isolate SF20-4 chromosome 13, AGI-APGP_CSIRO_Sfru_2.0, whole genome shotgun sequence DNA.
CTAAGGCGGGAAGAGTCACTGGATGAATTCCCCCACTCAACTCTTACTAAGCGCGCACACAGGCAGaccaaaaaaataattctacaaGAATTTCGTTTCTTTCTCATTAGATGCAGATCCCTAAAAATGCAGAATTTattgtacaatttaaaattccgTTAAAGAAAAAGTCatttaacttataatatataaatatgagatgCCTATTAATTTCAGCGCAGTTCATAATTGTCGTGTTCCACAATGCCTGTGTTAGTGCTAATCTTAATATTTAGTGCGATGTTTGCAATGTGGTGGTACTGGTGGCGACCTCTACCTCGGGCACCCGCAACGTACCCTGGTGCATTGCCCATCATTGGACACATTGTTGAGGGAATAAAATATCGCaatggtaataataataagtataattcCTTGACTAATCAGCACCTGAGATATTTTTCGATGATTTAGTTTTGGTATCTGGACATTGATGGCCTAATGGATGGTATAACCCTTACAGAATGTTTTCAATTACCTTATTGAAATcaatgatggtaagcaatcgctgccgcccatggacacttgaaacagcagaggcgttacaagtgcgttgatggccttttgggggttaggaatttaagggtagttggggaatcggggattggaaagattgggacggggagtaattgggtctccggtaacctcactcacacaacattATAACAATAACCAATTAAGTATAATGAAATGCACTAACTGTGACTCAttggtattatttaattaagtggATTAATTTCAGACATATGGGGGTATATGGAACGTATTGCTGATTATCTCATAACAGATGAGTGTGTTCAGCTTCGGATGGGTCCTCATATCATATATGGTGAGTAAAATTCTCGGCGGCTAGTAagtattttgataaattaatttttgtgcaccaatatatttttttttgtgtagtaaTTTGTCTTAATTAATGTATAGTTGTAATGAATTATTTGTTGCTTAGTTAAGGAAAAATTAACATTAGAACCTAGCTAAAGAATTAATAATCAATAGGTACAACACCATTTCAAGTACcacgattgttttttttttgtaactggTCTAGACAACATGAAAACATGAAATCATGGAAACTACTGAATTTTAccgattttaattaaacatcttGAAGGTCTGTATAAGGTGTGAAGGTCTCTTAATTAGCGTGTGACATAGAAACTGCGTGCATGCTGACCACGCAGTGTACCTTTGGACGATGCTATAAgacatttattattgtaaaatgatatttattttgtaatgataTGATGAAATGTGCTGGATGGCCATCGCTATAAGTTTGGCAGTAACATTATGTTAGTGACTTGTAAAAGTGTTTCTTTGtatttaaagaaacattttaacattaatgGTTTTGTTACAGTTGTAAGCGATCCAGATGAAGTTGATATTATCGCAAACACATGTTTGAAAAAATCATTCTTCTACAAGTTTTTGATCGACGTTTTAGGAAATGGACTTCTAATATCAGATGGTATGGCTATtccgtatttatttttttttttaaatttgtactgttatattttattattgtgattgcaaaaatatttgtcacaTATGCAGTTAAACGCTGTCTTGCTCTTTCTTGTGTGAAGAGAGTGTAAACaacatataattgttttatagtaGGGGAGCCCTTAAAGGGCATTTTGCTAGTTACACGAGCGCGTCAAATTAAGATATTAATGTCCCCATTACATGacacatgaataaataaaaaaataggtcaTCAAACCATTTTTTCTCTCAATAACCATAATTATCTTTTAAATCCAGTAATTCATTAAGACGCTCGAGCAAAACCAAATTTAGCATCGTAGGCTCCCCTACTATTTATACACATCACACACTAAAAAATGTTTGACATAATATCGCATTTTATTTCAGTGCCCACTTGGAAAATACATCGTAAGTTACTGAACCCTGCTTTCAACCTGCACGTACTGAACACATTTCTAAATGTTATGAACGTAGAAGCTCGAAATTTAGTCTCACGATTGAAACCTATAGCGGGCCAGGGACCAGTCAATATAAAAGAGtttctaattaaatacattCTAAGATCGGTTTGCAGTAAGTATGTCTTCAGTTAATTActgttttcggcttactcactcaCCATTTCGCGACTCACGACACGGTAACGTTCGCGCTGGGTGGTGCTCATGAACGTCTGAATGAGGCTCTACCATGTCTTGAGAGTATTGAGTTcctaactatttttttaatacaagcGATACCAAAATCAACCCCTGTTTAACTAAAAAGATGTCAACCTTCATTTaaccataaataatattatgtaataccaTGATATGGATTATGTTgtataacaatttatatttctaGGAACATCATTGGGATTGGAAGCTAAAGACCAAGATATGATTGACAAAGAATACGCACAAGCTATCGACGAAATCATAACAATGGCAGTGAAACGAGGTCTGAACGTGGCATTGCATCCTTCATTTATTTACAACAGAACTGCAATGAGAAAACGAGAACAAGAAATTGTTACAAGTATCAAAAACGTTTTAAATAGCGTAAGTATGGTGTTATTGTATAATGTAGCTATCAACAACAGCTCTTGAATAAGGCCATATACGAGTATGCCAATAACTCgcacttaaaaaaatgtatgttacaCAATTGTATTGTGGTTTTGGAAGCCCAATTCCTATCTCCAATCCAATAATCCGGGGTTAGGGAACCCCTAATGGGCTGGCATCgtacttgtaactcttctggtgtgaCATGAATCCATAggcggcaccgattgcttaccatcaagtgatcagtTTGGTCGTTTGCTAGATACACGTTACTTACCAAAAGAGAGCATGAAATAAAATTGCTATCTACATGTCCCTCATATATCTTATTAAGATTTGTACTTTTCAGATAATCCAGAAACGTAAATCGGATATTAAAAGCAGCTCCAGTGTCTACTCAAGGAATggtaagttaattattttaaacttccCCAGTTTTATCAACCAATtgcaactaaaataaatatttctcttGGTCTCCAGGTAAATTCAAACCTATACTAGATCTGTTGCTGCATTTATCTGATGAACAATACGTCCTCTCCGACGATGAAATCAAAACGCACCTGAATACTTTCGTGGCAGCTTCTTACGACACAACTTCATCAATACTACAAATTGTGTTGTTAGTGATTGGATCATATCCTGATGTACAGGAACAAGTTTACAAAGAGTAAGTTTTGTATATCgaagagaaataaatattaaaattataaataaaaacacgccTGCAGTTCATGACTCTTATAAGAAAACGGGGCAAATTAGGTAAAATGGTGAAT
It encodes the following:
- the LOC118270645 gene encoding cytochrome P450 4C1-like translates to MPVLVLILIFSAMFAMWWYWWRPLPRAPATYPGALPIIGHIVEGIKYRNDIWGYMERIADYLITDECVQLRMGPHIIYVVSDPDEVDIIANTCLKKSFFYKFLIDVLGNGLLISDVPTWKIHRKLLNPAFNLHVLNTFLNVMNVEARNLVSRLKPIAGQGPVNIKEFLIKYILRSVCRTSLGLEAKDQDMIDKEYAQAIDEIITMAVKRGLNVALHPSFIYNRTAMRKREQEIVTSIKNVLNSIIQKRKSDIKSSSSVYSRNGKFKPILDLLLHLSDEQYVLSDDEIKTHLNTFVAASYDTTSSILQIVLLVIGSYPDVQEQVYKEIIEVFGDNEELTKYDLPKLVYLEAVIKEVLRLYSIVPWISREIDTDMVFPKYTLRAGSTCVLVLYNLHRHPSWGPDAKQFKPERWLNPATLPTNPNVYAPFGIGKRNCIGKQYAMMTLKTSVAHIIRNFQLSADISDFNWKYKVILKPAKPILVTFTLRS